The Corallococcus caeni region TGAGCATCGACACCATCCCTTCGGGAGAGGGGGAAGGGCCGGATGCTACCGGATGCGCGGCGCCATGCCCGCCACTCCCCGTGGGAGCAGGCATGGCGCAACACGTCAATGTCAGCCGAAGAAAACCTGCGCGACCTCGAAGAACTCCTTGGGCACGCGCTTGAGCTCCCGGGTGGCCTCCGCCAGGTTCTCACTGACGATGTCGTTGCCGCGCAGGGCGGCCATCCTGCCGAACTCGCCGCGGGCCACCATGTCGCACGCATGCACGCCGAACCGGGTGGCGAGCACCCGGTCGTGCGCCGTGGGGGCGCCGCCGCGCTGGATGTGGCCCAGCACGGAGACGCGCGTCTCGAAGCCGGTGCGCCGCTCAATCTCCGCGGCGACGATGTTGCCCACGCCGCCCAGGCGCGGCCGGCCCGCTTCGTCCAGGGCGCCCGTGGTGACCAGTTGCTCGTTCTGCTCCGCGGACAGCTTGATGCGCGTGCCCTCCGCCACCACGACGATGGAGAAGGTGCGCCCGCCCGCGTTGCGGCGCACCAGGTGCTGCGCGACGGCCTCCAGGTCCGCGGGGATCTCCGGGACGAGGATGACGTCCGCGCCGCCGGCGATGCCCGCGTAGGTGGCAATCCAGCCGACGTGCCGGCCCATCACCTCGCAGACGATGACGCGCTTGTGGGACTCCGCGGTGGAGTGCAGCCGGTCCACCGCCTCCGTGGCGATGGAGACCGCGGTGTCGAAGCCGAAGGTGAAGTCGGTGCCGTTGAGGTCGTTGTCGATGGTCTTCGGCACGCCGACGATGCGCAGGCCCTCCTGCGACATGCGCGTGGCGGCGGACAGCGTGCCCTCGCCGCCGATGGCGATGACGGCGTGGATGCCGTTGCGCTCGATGGCGCGCTTCACGCGCTCCAGGCCGTTCTCCACCTTGAACGGGTTGACGCGCGAGGTCCCCAGGATGGTGCCACCCCGGTGGAGGATGCCGGAGGTGGTCTCCCGCGTGAGGCGGAAGTGGTTGTCGTCCAGCAGGCCCTTCCATCCATCCCGCAGGCCCATC contains the following coding sequences:
- a CDS encoding 6-phosphofructokinase, with translation MKVAVLTGGGDCPGLNAVIRAIVRRASEHGFEMMGLRDGWKGLLDDNHFRLTRETTSGILHRGGTILGTSRVNPFKVENGLERVKRAIERNGIHAVIAIGGEGTLSAATRMSQEGLRIVGVPKTIDNDLNGTDFTFGFDTAVSIATEAVDRLHSTAESHKRVIVCEVMGRHVGWIATYAGIAGGADVILVPEIPADLEAVAQHLVRRNAGGRTFSIVVVAEGTRIKLSAEQNEQLVTTGALDEAGRPRLGGVGNIVAAEIERRTGFETRVSVLGHIQRGGAPTAHDRVLATRFGVHACDMVARGEFGRMAALRGNDIVSENLAEATRELKRVPKEFFEVAQVFFG